One genomic window of Glycine soja cultivar W05 chromosome 9, ASM419377v2, whole genome shotgun sequence includes the following:
- the LOC114424994 gene encoding auxin-induced protein X10A-like produces MGFRLPGIRKASLAAIQASSKALNVPKGYLAIYVGEKMKQFVIPLSYLNQPSFQDLLSKAEEEFGYDHPMGGLTIPCREDVFLDTSSRLNRC; encoded by the coding sequence ATGGGTTTTCGTTTACCTGGTATCAGAAAGGCATCCCTTGCTGCAATCCAAGCATCTTCAAAAGCCTTGAATGTGCCAAAGGGCTACCTTGCAATCTATGTTGGAGAGAAAATGAAGCAGTTCGTGATCCCCTTATCATACTTGAACCAGCCTTCATTTCAAGATTTGTTGAGTAAAGCTGAGGAAGAATTCGGGTATGATCATCCAATGGGTGGTCTCACAATTCCTTGCAGAGAAGATGTGTTCTTAGATACCTCTTCTCGCTTGAATAGGTGTTAA
- the LOC114424991 gene encoding auxin-induced protein 10A5-like: MGFRIPAIVTQASFSTTQAASKRVEVQKGYLAVYVGDKMRRFMIPVSYLNKPSFQELLSQAEEEFGYDHPTGGLTIPCKEDEFLSTIANLNEL; this comes from the coding sequence ATGGGTTTCCGCATACCTGCTATTGTCACGCAAGCATCGTTTTCTACAACCCAAGCAGCCTCCAAGAGGGTTGAAGTACAAAAAGGATATCTTGCGGTCTATGTTGGAGATAAGATGAGGCGGTTCATGATTCCAGTATCATACTTGAACAAACCTTCATTTCAAGAATTACTTAGTCAAGCAGAAGAAGAATTTGGATATGATCATCCAACAGGTGGTCTCACAATTCCATGCAAGGAAGATGAGTTCCTAAGCACCATCGCTAACTTGAATGAGCTGTAA